From the Nonlabens marinus S1-08 genome, one window contains:
- a CDS encoding GLPGLI family protein has product MKNIFLMVALVAAGSWSTAQELYGEATYFSKGSIDKSFLEGNRDITPDQRKRIEDNLKKASEKTFILKFNRNESIWQQEVALAAPGQGGGWGNFMGSSMGGDKYKNITTNTFTEQRDMMGKTFLIKDDLPQLDWQITGESRKIGNYTAVKATAVKKNDDLDMSAFRRRRDEDTKKKEEDGTMKLTDMFEKDDTTTVTAWFTPEIPVQHGPAEYGGLPGLILELNTNGTTMLCTKIVLNPEKRDKIQAETKGEEIKLEEYNATFTKKMEEMSERFRGGRGGRGRN; this is encoded by the coding sequence ATGAAAAATATATTTTTAATGGTAGCGCTTGTAGCTGCGGGATCTTGGTCTACAGCTCAAGAATTGTACGGCGAGGCGACTTATTTCTCAAAAGGTTCAATCGATAAGAGCTTCTTAGAAGGGAACAGAGATATTACTCCAGACCAACGCAAGCGTATAGAGGACAACCTTAAAAAAGCCAGCGAGAAAACATTTATTCTCAAGTTCAATAGAAACGAATCTATATGGCAACAAGAAGTGGCGCTAGCAGCACCTGGTCAAGGTGGTGGCTGGGGAAACTTTATGGGATCGTCTATGGGTGGCGATAAGTATAAAAATATTACCACTAACACGTTTACGGAGCAGCGCGATATGATGGGAAAAACCTTTCTTATTAAGGATGATCTGCCTCAATTGGACTGGCAAATTACAGGAGAATCTAGAAAAATAGGAAACTACACTGCAGTGAAAGCGACTGCTGTAAAGAAAAATGATGATCTAGATATGAGTGCATTTAGAAGACGTCGTGATGAGGATACTAAAAAGAAAGAGGAAGACGGAACGATGAAATTGACTGACATGTTTGAAAAGGATGACACTACAACCGTGACAGCCTGGTTTACTCCAGAAATTCCTGTACAACACGGTCCAGCGGAATATGGAGGGCTACCTGGACTGATTTTAGAATTAAACACAAATGGCACAACTATGTTGTGTACTAAAATCGTTTTGAACCCTGAAAAGAGAGATAAAATTCAGGCAGAAACCAAAGGAGAAGAAATCAAATTAGAAGAATACAATGCCACGTTTACTAAAAAGATGGAAGAAATGTCAGAACGTTTCCGTGGTGGTAGAGGCGGTCGTGGTAGAAACTAA
- a CDS encoding GLPGLI family protein — MKNFKWMVAAVVFFAFAKANTLQAQQEFQAIAHYVAQTKFDIKEDTTKSKDPMQDEMKRKFREALSKGSQQEYKMEFTGTESVYDKVVELAKPSVGSEFSVSFSNNNGVGATIYKNLSQQMYYKEAEIFGKEFLIKDSFPTYNWQLSQETKQIGNYLCYKATYVPELTEIQKEAKKKREEKKETGGLLAQIETNEDRTITAWYTPEIPISNGPGEYQGLPGFILEVKEKNTVLLCTKIEINPAENLKIKQPKSGKEISQKEFDALYKKKYDERMEKQGGKGFIIISETRSN; from the coding sequence ATGAAGAATTTTAAATGGATGGTTGCGGCTGTTGTTTTTTTCGCTTTCGCGAAAGCGAACACATTACAAGCCCAACAAGAATTTCAAGCTATTGCACACTACGTAGCGCAAACTAAGTTTGACATCAAGGAAGATACTACTAAAAGTAAAGACCCGATGCAAGATGAAATGAAGCGCAAGTTCAGAGAAGCGCTCTCTAAAGGGTCTCAACAAGAATACAAAATGGAGTTTACAGGAACGGAATCTGTTTATGATAAGGTGGTGGAGCTGGCAAAGCCCAGTGTAGGTAGTGAGTTTAGTGTCTCATTTTCAAACAATAATGGTGTAGGAGCGACTATATATAAGAACCTATCACAACAAATGTATTACAAGGAGGCAGAAATATTTGGCAAGGAGTTTTTGATCAAGGATAGTTTCCCTACTTACAACTGGCAGTTGTCTCAAGAGACCAAGCAAATAGGGAACTACTTGTGTTACAAAGCTACTTATGTTCCTGAATTAACTGAGATCCAAAAGGAAGCTAAAAAGAAAAGAGAAGAAAAGAAAGAGACTGGAGGATTACTGGCTCAAATAGAGACAAATGAAGATCGAACTATAACTGCATGGTACACTCCTGAAATCCCTATTAGTAATGGGCCTGGAGAATATCAAGGGCTACCAGGGTTTATTCTGGAGGTTAAGGAGAAAAACACGGTGCTTTTATGTACTAAAATCGAGATCAATCCTGCTGAAAATTTAAAGATAAAACAACCTAAATCAGGTAAGGAAATCAGCCAGAAAGAGTTTGATGCGCTTTATAAAAAGAAGTATGATGAGCGTATGGAAAAGCAAGGTGGGAAAGGATTTATCATAATTTCTGAAACTAGAAGCAACTAG
- a CDS encoding sensor histidine kinase encodes MNGKRYAYVLVLIVAVIFATLAIQVYWNIKNYEDTAAQVHRDLQTALDKSVEDYYTIQAKRNTISFFNNDKEGWSSEKVGNIMSAVDFTKATKDGIVLQDSSRLTGITVVRGAQMDSINLIKNPNSISHIDIKNNIPVSKKSELNNISNTKPLRSDTLKPKRSFIETLRISDDEMKGEMQEFQNRIIFSMTSNEMNMERLDSIYKKELLQKDIAVKYQLRYNDGDSLFFEGDSLKSDFVIKSESALFYKDASLEMNYAGQAMTILKRNLTGMLLSTVLILAVISCLFYMLYVIRKQKQLSLIKNDLISNITHEFKTPIATASAALEGVQNFTISGDTEKSDRYLNVGREQLNKLNLMVEKLLETATIDSENLALQKTDLNINQLMQEAICRYENTTKKSISFNRPEVDPIIYADAFHLENAINNLIDNALKYGGDKIAVVIDTFNEHLFIKISDNGNGLKTRDARHLFEKFYRVPQGDRHNIKGHGIGLFYTRAIIEKHGGTISLNLNPTTFKIELPNE; translated from the coding sequence ATGAACGGAAAAAGATATGCGTACGTATTAGTGTTAATCGTTGCGGTGATTTTTGCCACGCTTGCCATTCAAGTGTACTGGAACATCAAAAACTATGAAGATACCGCTGCGCAAGTGCATCGAGACCTTCAAACCGCTCTGGATAAAAGTGTGGAAGATTACTACACCATACAAGCTAAACGCAATACCATTAGCTTTTTTAATAATGATAAGGAAGGGTGGTCTAGTGAAAAAGTGGGGAATATAATGAGTGCAGTAGATTTTACTAAGGCTACAAAAGATGGTATTGTTTTACAGGATAGTTCTCGTTTGACGGGAATAACTGTGGTTCGAGGTGCTCAAATGGACTCGATAAATCTCATTAAAAACCCAAATTCGATATCGCATATTGATATAAAAAACAATATTCCTGTGTCAAAAAAAAGCGAGCTCAATAACATTTCTAATACAAAACCTCTCAGATCTGATACCCTTAAACCAAAACGGTCCTTCATTGAAACTTTGAGAATTAGTGATGATGAGATGAAGGGAGAAATGCAAGAATTTCAAAACCGTATCATTTTCTCCATGACTTCCAATGAAATGAACATGGAACGACTGGACAGCATTTATAAAAAAGAACTCCTACAAAAAGACATCGCCGTAAAGTATCAATTGCGATACAATGATGGGGATTCTCTGTTTTTTGAGGGTGACTCTCTTAAATCAGATTTCGTCATAAAGAGTGAAAGTGCTCTATTTTACAAAGACGCATCACTAGAAATGAATTATGCGGGTCAGGCAATGACAATTTTGAAACGCAACCTTACCGGCATGTTGCTTTCTACCGTTCTTATCCTTGCCGTGATCTCTTGCCTTTTCTACATGTTATACGTGATCCGCAAACAAAAGCAATTAAGCTTGATTAAAAATGATTTGATTTCTAATATCACTCACGAATTCAAAACACCTATTGCCACTGCAAGTGCCGCACTAGAAGGGGTACAAAATTTTACCATTTCAGGAGATACTGAAAAATCAGATCGCTATTTAAATGTAGGCCGGGAACAGCTCAATAAGTTGAATTTGATGGTGGAAAAGCTCCTAGAGACAGCAACCATCGACAGTGAGAATTTAGCATTGCAAAAGACAGATCTCAATATCAACCAGTTGATGCAAGAAGCTATTTGTCGTTATGAAAACACTACTAAAAAATCAATTTCATTTAATCGCCCTGAAGTGGATCCCATCATTTATGCAGATGCCTTTCATTTAGAGAATGCAATCAATAACTTGATAGATAATGCTTTAAAATACGGTGGTGATAAAATTGCTGTCGTGATAGATACATTCAACGAGCATCTATTCATAAAGATAAGTGATAACGGGAACGGTTTAAAAACTAGAGATGCCAGACATTTGTTTGAAAAGTTCTACCGTGTACCGCAGGGCGATCGCCACAATATAAAGGGACACGGTATAGGCCTGTTTTACACGAGAGCGATAATTGAAAAACATGGTGGCACTATTTCCTTAAACTTAAATCCAACCACCTTCAAAATTGAATTGCCTAATGAATAA
- a CDS encoding response regulator transcription factor, whose product MNNSPIHILLAEDEPSLAMIVKESLETRGLKISLFADGKSALQGFTKGNYDLVVLDVMMPEMNGFEVAQEIRAQDEEIPIMFLTAKSQTDDVLKGFHVGGNDYIKKPFSMEELIVRIHNLLNRKKLQQSSEQFRIGEFIFNFPQQRLIYKNNEPVKLTHREAHLLYHLWNNKNKVLDRSYILQKLWGSDDFFSGRSMDVFITKLRKKLNQDPTIEILNVRGYGYKLIIPST is encoded by the coding sequence ATGAATAATTCACCTATTCATATATTATTAGCAGAAGATGAGCCATCGCTAGCGATGATAGTGAAAGAAAGTTTAGAAACTCGAGGGTTGAAAATATCCTTGTTCGCAGATGGTAAGTCGGCATTACAAGGTTTTACAAAAGGAAATTATGATCTTGTTGTTCTTGACGTTATGATGCCTGAAATGAATGGATTTGAAGTAGCTCAAGAAATCAGAGCTCAAGATGAAGAAATACCTATTATGTTTTTGACCGCTAAATCACAAACGGACGATGTCCTGAAAGGGTTTCACGTAGGTGGGAATGATTATATCAAAAAACCATTCTCAATGGAAGAGTTGATCGTACGAATACACAACTTATTAAATAGGAAAAAACTGCAACAATCTTCGGAGCAGTTTCGCATTGGGGAATTCATTTTTAATTTCCCCCAGCAACGATTGATTTACAAAAATAACGAGCCTGTCAAACTTACCCATAGAGAAGCGCACTTGCTGTATCATTTATGGAACAATAAAAATAAAGTGCTGGACCGCAGCTATATACTTCAAAAACTATGGGGAAGCGATGATTTCTTTTCAGGAAGGAGCATGGATGTATTTATTACCAAACTCAGGAAAAAACTGAATCAAGATCCTACTATAGAGATCTTAAATGTGAGAGGTTATGGGTATAAATTAATAATTCCGTCTACTTAA
- a CDS encoding DUF427 domain-containing protein — translation MKAIWKNTVLAESEKTIVVENNHYFPASSIRKEYFNKSDKTTSCPWKGTASYYSIQVDGAINKDAAWYYPDPKLAAKEIKGHVAFWKGVEVS, via the coding sequence ATGAAAGCAATTTGGAAAAATACAGTATTGGCAGAAAGTGAAAAGACGATAGTTGTGGAAAACAATCACTATTTCCCAGCGTCTTCTATCCGTAAAGAATATTTTAATAAGAGTGATAAAACAACTTCCTGCCCATGGAAAGGGACCGCAAGCTACTATTCCATTCAGGTAGATGGAGCTATTAATAAAGATGCTGCCTGGTACTATCCAGATCCAAAATTAGCAGCTAAGGAAATTAAAGGTCACGTGGCTTTCTGGAAAGGAGTAGAGGTGTCTTAA
- a CDS encoding zinc metalloprotease, protein MKKTFLTVAIAALLFSCSEERSIAEDNAITNDGIELAAARKCYAAENFEKMLLQPEFAKNTESIEAQTQRFIEQSVALAKAKPAGNGKPGGGGGGGTPVADNLGVLNIPVIVHVIYNTSSQNISDAQINSQIDVLNADFRKTNSDAGQAPSEFAGLVADSEITFTLASVTRTASTRTSWGTNNAMKSSANGGVDAVDPANFMNIWVCNIGGGILGYAQFPGGSAATDGIVVSPQYFGTVGTATAPFNGGRTATHEVGHYLNLRHIWGDGRCRQDDFVSDTPASDRANYGCPSYPTNNCKSNDMTMNYMDYVDDACMYMFSTGQKTRMRALFAPGGVRESLVN, encoded by the coding sequence ATGAAAAAAACTTTTTTAACTGTGGCTATTGCCGCACTGTTGTTTTCTTGTAGTGAGGAACGCTCTATCGCTGAAGATAATGCCATCACAAATGACGGAATTGAGCTAGCAGCTGCTCGTAAATGTTACGCAGCAGAGAACTTTGAAAAAATGCTTCTCCAGCCAGAATTCGCAAAAAATACAGAATCTATTGAAGCTCAAACACAACGATTTATTGAGCAAAGTGTAGCCCTAGCTAAAGCAAAGCCAGCCGGTAACGGCAAGCCAGGTGGAGGCGGCGGTGGTGGCACACCAGTCGCAGATAATTTAGGGGTACTAAACATTCCGGTTATTGTACACGTTATTTATAACACAAGTTCACAAAATATCAGCGACGCACAGATCAACTCTCAAATTGACGTGTTGAATGCTGACTTTAGAAAAACCAACTCGGACGCTGGTCAAGCACCTTCAGAATTTGCAGGTCTTGTAGCTGATTCAGAAATTACTTTTACACTTGCTAGTGTAACTCGTACTGCTAGCACTCGCACTTCATGGGGAACTAACAATGCAATGAAAAGCTCTGCTAATGGTGGTGTGGACGCAGTAGATCCTGCAAACTTTATGAACATTTGGGTTTGTAACATTGGTGGCGGAATCTTAGGATATGCTCAGTTCCCAGGTGGATCTGCTGCTACTGACGGTATAGTTGTTTCCCCACAGTACTTTGGAACTGTTGGTACTGCTACTGCTCCATTTAATGGTGGTCGTACTGCAACTCATGAAGTAGGTCACTATTTGAACTTAAGACATATCTGGGGTGATGGTAGATGTAGACAAGATGATTTCGTATCTGATACTCCTGCTTCTGATCGTGCTAACTACGGTTGTCCTTCTTACCCAACTAACAACTGTAAGTCAAATGACATGACTATGAACTACATGGATTATGTTGATGATGCTTGTATGTATATGTTCAGCACAGGACAAAAAACACGTATGAGAGCTTTATTTGCTCCAGGAGGTGTAAGAGAGTCTCTTGTGAATTAA
- a CDS encoding L-histidine N(alpha)-methyltransferase: MTKKEVFQHEFEQHVKAGLSAFPKFLSSKYIYDDKGDKLFQQIMGLPEYYLTESEYNIVDTYKADLRKQFTSPNGFDLIELGAGDGKKTKLLLKELYDQKVNFTYKPIDISQNSIDELSQDLLQLFPEIDVQGEQGTYFKVLEQLAQYNKRPKVILVLGSNIGNLAHREAIDFLSKLRDVMRPEDFLFMGFDQKKDPLTIQNAYADSQGVTQEFNRNLLHRINKEMQANFPVDQFEHWEAYDPETGTAKSYLLATKACQVQVQKLDLNVSFKKWETIHTEISQKYDDEVVEWLAAEAGLEISAVYEDEKKYFKNYLMQVR; encoded by the coding sequence ATGACTAAAAAAGAAGTATTTCAACACGAGTTTGAACAACACGTTAAGGCAGGACTGAGCGCCTTTCCTAAATTTTTGAGTTCTAAATATATTTACGATGATAAAGGTGATAAACTATTCCAGCAAATCATGGGTTTGCCAGAGTATTACCTGACGGAATCTGAATACAACATCGTCGATACGTATAAGGCCGATTTACGCAAGCAATTTACCTCACCTAACGGTTTTGATTTGATCGAGTTAGGCGCAGGTGATGGAAAAAAAACGAAGTTGCTATTGAAGGAACTTTACGATCAAAAAGTGAATTTTACTTACAAGCCTATTGACATTAGTCAAAATTCAATTGATGAGCTTAGTCAAGATTTGCTTCAGCTTTTTCCTGAGATCGATGTTCAAGGAGAACAAGGGACTTACTTCAAGGTCTTAGAACAACTCGCTCAATACAATAAGCGGCCCAAGGTAATTTTAGTCCTTGGTTCAAATATTGGAAATTTAGCGCATCGTGAAGCTATCGACTTTTTGAGCAAGTTAAGAGATGTGATGAGACCAGAAGATTTCTTGTTTATGGGATTTGATCAGAAGAAAGATCCATTGACTATTCAGAACGCTTATGCAGATTCCCAGGGCGTAACTCAAGAATTTAATAGAAACTTACTGCACCGTATCAACAAAGAAATGCAGGCAAATTTTCCAGTAGATCAATTTGAACACTGGGAAGCTTATGATCCCGAAACTGGTACCGCCAAAAGCTACCTATTAGCAACAAAAGCATGTCAAGTGCAAGTTCAAAAGTTAGACTTAAACGTAAGTTTTAAAAAATGGGAAACAATACATACTGAAATATCCCAGAAATACGATGACGAAGTCGTAGAGTGGCTCGCCGCTGAAGCCGGATTAGAAATATCAGCCGTTTATGAAGATGAGAAAAAGTATTTCAAAAACTATTTGATGCAAGTCAGGTAG
- the egtB gene encoding ergothioneine biosynthesis protein EgtB, with protein sequence MKLIELFLQTRSDSETLCKPLEIEDYVVQPIVDVSPPKWHLGHTTWFFEEFLLVPHLADYKRFDDSYAYVFNSYYESMGKRVVRTDRGNLSRPSVSDVYDYRKHVTNAMRLLLGGPISDEIKPIIEIGIHHEKQHQELLLTDIKYILGNNPLQPIYRDKTDEVLIESQSHEMLSIEEGVYQIGYTSEDFCYDNEQPRHRVFLEPYSIASALVTNREWIEFMDAGGYENVLIWHTEGWDWVQKQQINSPMYWYYKDDQWYNYLLSGSQKIHPDAAVTHISYYEAFAYAQWKGMRLPTEFEWEVAQDKFQWGKRWEWTESAYLPYPNYQKPDGALGEYNGKFMVNQKVLRGASIATAAHHARSTYRNFFHPYLRWQFTGLRLAQSL encoded by the coding sequence GTGAAGCTTATTGAATTATTTCTCCAGACCAGATCCGATTCTGAAACCTTATGTAAACCTCTTGAAATTGAGGATTATGTAGTGCAGCCCATTGTGGATGTTTCACCACCTAAATGGCATCTAGGGCATACCACTTGGTTTTTTGAAGAATTCCTGTTAGTTCCCCATCTAGCCGATTATAAACGTTTTGATGATAGTTATGCTTATGTCTTCAATAGCTATTATGAAAGCATGGGAAAACGCGTGGTTCGAACGGATCGTGGAAACCTTTCAAGACCTAGCGTGAGCGACGTTTATGATTACCGAAAGCATGTGACTAATGCCATGAGGTTATTATTAGGTGGACCAATAAGCGATGAGATAAAGCCAATTATAGAAATAGGAATCCATCATGAGAAGCAACATCAGGAATTGCTACTTACTGATATCAAATATATTTTAGGTAACAATCCTCTCCAGCCTATTTATAGAGACAAGACTGATGAGGTTTTAATAGAATCTCAATCACATGAGATGCTTTCAATTGAGGAAGGGGTTTATCAGATTGGATACACTTCTGAAGATTTTTGTTACGATAACGAGCAGCCGAGACATCGCGTTTTTCTTGAACCCTATTCCATCGCGAGCGCTTTAGTGACAAATCGTGAGTGGATAGAATTTATGGATGCAGGCGGTTATGAAAACGTATTAATCTGGCATACGGAAGGCTGGGATTGGGTTCAAAAACAACAAATCAACTCGCCCATGTACTGGTACTACAAGGACGACCAGTGGTATAATTACTTATTGAGTGGATCACAAAAGATCCATCCAGACGCCGCTGTAACTCATATTTCCTATTATGAGGCTTTTGCCTATGCCCAGTGGAAAGGCATGAGACTGCCCACTGAGTTTGAATGGGAAGTAGCGCAAGATAAATTTCAATGGGGAAAACGATGGGAGTGGACTGAGAGTGCTTACCTACCTTACCCAAATTATCAAAAACCAGACGGCGCTTTAGGCGAGTACAATGGTAAATTTATGGTCAATCAAAAAGTGCTGAGAGGTGCTTCCATAGCCACAGCTGCCCACCACGCCCGATCAACCTACCGTAACTTTTTCCATCCTTATTTAAGATGGCAATTTACCGGACTGAGACTTGCCCAATCTTTATGA
- a CDS encoding thymidylate synthase: MKQYHDLLQHILEQGNDKGDRTGTGTRSVFGHQMRFDLQEGFPLVTTKKVHLKSIIYELLWLLKGDTNIQYLQENGVRIWNEWADENGDLGPVYGHQWRNWNSEGIDQIKEVIHTLKTNPNSRRMMVTAWNPSVMPDTSVSFAENVANGKAALPPCHAFFQFYVADNKLSCQLYQRSADVFLGVPFNIASYALLTMMMAQVCGYEYGDFVHTFGDVHIYSNHMEQIELQLSRTPRALPTMKLNPEIKDLFDFKFEDFSLENYDPHPAIKGAVAV; encoded by the coding sequence ATGAAGCAATATCACGATCTACTCCAGCATATTTTAGAACAAGGTAATGATAAGGGCGACCGCACAGGTACGGGAACTCGCAGTGTTTTTGGTCATCAAATGCGATTTGATCTTCAAGAAGGTTTCCCTTTAGTCACAACTAAAAAAGTCCATTTAAAAAGTATTATTTATGAACTTTTGTGGCTTCTAAAAGGCGATACCAATATTCAATACTTACAAGAAAATGGAGTGCGCATCTGGAATGAGTGGGCAGATGAGAATGGCGATCTAGGCCCAGTCTATGGACACCAGTGGCGCAACTGGAATAGTGAGGGCATAGATCAGATTAAGGAAGTCATTCACACGCTTAAAACCAATCCTAACAGCCGTCGTATGATGGTAACAGCCTGGAATCCCAGCGTCATGCCAGATACCAGTGTTAGCTTTGCTGAAAATGTTGCCAATGGAAAAGCTGCCCTTCCACCATGTCATGCCTTTTTTCAATTTTATGTAGCAGACAATAAATTGAGTTGTCAATTGTACCAGCGTAGTGCAGATGTTTTTTTAGGAGTTCCCTTTAATATCGCTAGTTATGCGCTATTGACTATGATGATGGCCCAGGTTTGCGGTTATGAATATGGCGACTTTGTGCACACTTTTGGTGATGTACATATTTATAGCAACCATATGGAGCAGATAGAGTTACAGTTGTCTAGAACGCCTAGAGCGTTGCCAACAATGAAGTTAAATCCTGAAATTAAAGATCTTTTTGACTTCAAATTTGAAGACTTTTCATTAGAAAACTACGATCCGCACCCAGCCATTAAAGGTGCTGTGGCCGTATAA
- a CDS encoding NupC/NupG family nucleoside CNT transporter, giving the protein MKFFYTILTSVLVVAFVWLCPSLVTAQADQVTIEGTWNTVADSQNFKNPTFQGAVIDSVTFGKSNFTYYLAADSLAQVAGNYFFDQNELTLYFVEPAADAKRYEVSNLTNDLLVYSNDSESFSFSRTFEPLDVAADEPAAKDFAVDPSKGFGFTFTSLYRGVIGIVFIIGLCFVLSANKKEIDWKLVATGLALQIIFAVSVLKIPAVAFVFDWVSDKVVDFLNVSEAGADFVFGDLIDVNSSLGYIFAFKVLPTIVFFSAFTSLLYYLGILQKVVYGFAWVMSKTMRLSGSESLAAAVNIFIGQTEAPLVVKPYLDKMTKSEMLCLMVGGMATIAGGVLAAFIAFLGGDSDAEKIIFTKHLLTASIMSAPAAIIIAKILYPETDKEKINRKLDISKEKIGSNVLDAISRGTTDGLKLAVNVGAMLLVFTAIMAVLNWMLGDLIGAPTGLNEQIAVWTDDRYTSFSMQYILGNLFAPVAWLIGVPFEDVIAVGQLLGEKTILNEFFAYGSLSTLKNTGVLVNYRSIVISTYALCGFANFASIGIQIGGIGVLAPSQRTVLAKFGIKALIGGTCAALLTATIAGMLFG; this is encoded by the coding sequence ATGAAATTTTTCTACACGATCTTGACGAGTGTTCTAGTTGTTGCCTTTGTATGGCTATGTCCATCTTTAGTTACCGCTCAAGCAGATCAAGTGACCATTGAAGGTACTTGGAATACAGTGGCTGACTCACAAAATTTTAAAAATCCAACATTCCAAGGTGCCGTCATTGATTCGGTAACTTTTGGAAAGAGCAATTTTACTTACTATTTAGCTGCAGATTCTTTGGCACAGGTTGCTGGAAACTACTTTTTTGATCAGAATGAACTGACCTTATATTTTGTCGAACCAGCAGCGGATGCTAAGAGGTATGAAGTATCTAATTTGACAAATGATTTGTTGGTATATTCCAACGATTCAGAGAGTTTTAGCTTTTCAAGAACATTTGAACCATTAGATGTAGCTGCAGATGAGCCTGCAGCCAAGGATTTTGCTGTAGATCCATCTAAGGGTTTCGGTTTTACGTTTACAAGTCTCTATCGTGGAGTTATTGGTATCGTATTTATTATAGGACTATGCTTTGTTCTAAGTGCTAATAAAAAAGAGATCGATTGGAAATTAGTAGCAACAGGACTGGCTTTACAAATCATTTTTGCCGTGTCTGTGTTGAAGATTCCAGCGGTGGCATTTGTCTTTGACTGGGTTTCTGATAAGGTTGTAGATTTTCTTAATGTTTCAGAAGCAGGAGCTGATTTTGTCTTTGGCGATTTGATTGATGTGAATTCTAGTCTAGGTTATATTTTTGCATTCAAGGTGCTGCCAACCATTGTATTCTTTTCGGCATTTACTTCCCTGTTGTATTATTTGGGCATCTTACAAAAGGTAGTTTACGGATTTGCATGGGTAATGAGCAAAACAATGCGATTGAGTGGATCTGAATCGCTAGCTGCAGCAGTTAACATATTTATAGGTCAAACAGAAGCGCCTCTTGTAGTAAAGCCGTACCTAGATAAAATGACGAAGTCAGAAATGCTTTGCTTAATGGTGGGAGGAATGGCCACCATCGCTGGTGGTGTACTTGCTGCATTTATTGCCTTTCTAGGAGGTGATAGCGATGCAGAAAAAATCATTTTTACAAAACACCTGCTTACGGCATCTATAATGAGTGCTCCTGCAGCGATAATCATCGCTAAGATTCTTTACCCAGAAACAGACAAGGAAAAAATCAATCGAAAATTAGATATCTCTAAGGAGAAAATAGGATCCAACGTTCTAGATGCTATTTCTAGAGGTACTACAGACGGTTTAAAATTGGCAGTAAATGTTGGGGCAATGTTGCTTGTTTTTACAGCAATTATGGCAGTTTTAAATTGGATGCTAGGTGATTTAATTGGAGCTCCTACCGGATTGAACGAACAGATTGCTGTCTGGACAGACGATCGATATACTTCTTTTTCTATGCAATATATTTTAGGGAACCTATTTGCCCCAGTCGCTTGGCTTATTGGAGTCCCGTTTGAGGATGTGATAGCGGTTGGGCAATTGCTAGGTGAGAAGACCATATTGAATGAGTTCTTCGCTTATGGATCCTTGAGTACGCTCAAGAATACTGGGGTTCTAGTGAATTATAGATCTATCGTTATCTCTACCTATGCCCTGTGTGGATTCGCCAACTTTGCATCAATTGGGATACAGATAGGTGGTATAGGAGTGCTTGCTCCTTCACAGCGTACGGTTTTAGCTAAGTTTGGAATCAAAGCCTTAATAGGTGGTACCTGTGCGGCTCTTCTCACGGCTACAATAGCAGGAATGTTATTCGGTTAG
- a CDS encoding bifunctional nuclease family protein, protein MSLKRLNIRGISYSQTQNGAYALILKESGGNRQLPIVIGAFEAQSIAIALEKEISPPRPLTHDLFKSFAERYGIVVKQVIIHKLVDGVFYSSLICEKDKIEEIIDARTSDAIALAVRFKAPVFTYENILDEAGIQQHMQADKELIQEDDEDEENEILEDLINTAEGEKNDYSNLSLDELNKMLKEAVASENYELAAGIRDEISRR, encoded by the coding sequence ATGAGTCTAAAACGACTTAACATACGAGGAATCTCTTACAGCCAAACGCAAAATGGTGCCTACGCGCTCATTCTAAAAGAGTCTGGAGGAAACCGTCAACTACCTATAGTTATCGGTGCATTTGAAGCTCAAAGTATCGCCATAGCATTAGAGAAAGAGATCAGCCCACCACGCCCGTTAACTCATGATTTATTTAAAAGTTTTGCAGAGCGTTATGGCATAGTGGTGAAGCAAGTGATCATTCACAAATTGGTCGATGGTGTTTTTTATAGCAGCTTGATTTGTGAAAAAGATAAAATCGAGGAGATTATTGACGCTCGTACTAGCGATGCGATAGCCCTAGCCGTGCGATTTAAAGCCCCAGTTTTCACTTATGAAAACATACTGGATGAAGCAGGTATCCAGCAACACATGCAGGCTGACAAAGAACTGATCCAGGAGGATGATGAGGATGAAGAGAACGAGATCCTAGAAGACTTGATCAACACTGCTGAAGGCGAGAAAAATGATTACAGCAACCTGTCGCTTGATGAACTCAATAAGATGTTGAAAGAAGCGGTTGCAAGTGAAAATTATGAACTTGCCGCAGGCATAAGAGATGAAATCTCGAGAAGATAA